One Thiocapsa bogorovii DNA segment encodes these proteins:
- a CDS encoding type I restriction endonuclease subunit R: protein MSVGQSERDTQNRVIALFRDELGYRHLGDWADRASNSNIEEGLLSAWLTDRGYSEAQIATALYRLRTEADNPSRTLYANNEAVYSLLRYGLPVKIEAGQVTETVHLIDWSVPEANDFAIAEEVTLKGHAPDAAERRPDAVIYMNGLAIGTLELKSSRVSMGDGIRQSLSNQQPEFNAWFYSTIQLVFAGNDSQGLKYGTIGTPENYFLAWKEDEADDSRFKLDKYLLKLCEKRRLIELMRDFVLFDGVIKKLPRAHQYFGVKAAQGHVRRRQGGIIWHTQGSGKSIVMVLLARWILETFPDARVVIITDRDELDSQIEGVFSQAGESIYRTNSGRDLMARLGQAKPRLLCSLVHKFGRRDVDDVDAFIKALEGQPSQTVGEVFVFVDECHRTQSGKLHRVMKALMPNAVFIGFTGTPLLKKDKATSLEVFGGYIHTYKFSEAVEDEVALDLIYEARDIDQRLGSKEKIDAWFEIKTKGLNDWQKEELKGRWVTLQSVLSSRSRMDRVVSDIVFDFSLKPRLSSQRGNAMLVASSIYEACKYFMLFQKTPLKGKCAVVTSYNPQAKDVTKEEVGANTETDKQFIYKVYKGLLKDIVAKPQMTKTETFEQQAKTLFVKEPANMKLLVVVDKLLTGFDAPHCTYLYIDKSMQDHGLFQAICRTNRLDGDDKDFGYIVDYKDLFKKVENSIAVYTSELDRSAGGADPQVLLRDRLETGKERLDTALETFALLWAGKAAQGRVGAYSLFLRQYRDPRRSRGPRAATGRALHGDRCPGPGLCQHGRRAGGGRLQRRGHGPHQAAARPSAEAARVGPTGQRRDARPQALRGRHAPSHRYLYRGG from the coding sequence ATGAGCGTCGGTCAATCCGAACGAGACACCCAGAACCGGGTGATCGCCCTGTTCCGCGATGAGTTGGGCTATCGGCATCTCGGCGACTGGGCCGATCGGGCGAGCAACAGCAACATCGAGGAAGGTCTGCTGTCGGCCTGGCTGACCGATCGCGGTTATTCCGAGGCGCAGATCGCCACGGCGCTCTACCGCCTGCGCACCGAGGCGGACAACCCAAGCCGTACCCTGTATGCCAACAATGAGGCGGTCTACAGCCTGCTGCGCTATGGGTTGCCGGTGAAGATCGAGGCGGGTCAGGTCACCGAGACCGTCCATCTGATCGATTGGAGCGTGCCGGAGGCGAACGACTTCGCCATTGCCGAGGAGGTCACGCTCAAGGGCCACGCGCCGGACGCCGCCGAACGGCGACCCGATGCAGTCATTTACATGAACGGCCTCGCCATCGGCACCCTGGAGCTGAAGAGCAGTCGGGTGTCGATGGGCGACGGCATCCGCCAGAGCCTGTCCAATCAGCAGCCCGAGTTCAACGCCTGGTTCTACAGCACGATACAGCTCGTCTTCGCGGGCAACGACTCGCAAGGGCTGAAATACGGCACCATCGGCACGCCCGAGAACTATTTCCTCGCCTGGAAGGAGGACGAGGCGGACGACAGCCGTTTCAAGCTGGACAAGTATCTGCTCAAGCTCTGCGAGAAGCGGCGCCTGATCGAGCTGATGCGCGACTTCGTGCTCTTCGACGGCGTTATCAAGAAGCTGCCGAGGGCCCATCAATACTTCGGGGTCAAGGCGGCGCAGGGCCATGTGCGGCGGCGCCAAGGCGGGATTATCTGGCACACCCAGGGCAGCGGCAAGAGCATTGTCATGGTGCTGCTGGCGCGTTGGATCCTGGAGACCTTTCCCGACGCACGCGTCGTGATCATCACCGACCGCGACGAGCTGGACAGCCAGATCGAGGGCGTCTTCAGCCAGGCCGGCGAATCCATCTATCGCACCAACAGTGGGCGCGATCTGATGGCCCGGCTCGGCCAGGCCAAGCCACGGCTGCTCTGCTCCCTGGTGCACAAGTTCGGCCGCCGCGATGTGGATGACGTCGATGCCTTCATCAAGGCGCTCGAGGGACAGCCCAGCCAGACGGTCGGCGAGGTCTTCGTCTTCGTAGACGAGTGTCATCGCACCCAGAGCGGCAAGCTGCATCGGGTGATGAAGGCCCTGATGCCCAACGCGGTCTTCATCGGCTTTACCGGCACGCCGCTCCTGAAGAAGGACAAGGCCACCAGCCTGGAGGTCTTCGGCGGCTACATCCACACCTACAAGTTCAGCGAGGCGGTCGAGGATGAGGTGGCGCTCGATCTCATTTACGAGGCGCGCGACATCGACCAGCGGCTCGGCTCCAAAGAGAAGATCGACGCCTGGTTCGAGATCAAAACGAAGGGTCTGAACGACTGGCAGAAGGAAGAGCTGAAGGGCCGGTGGGTGACCCTGCAAAGCGTGCTCAGCTCGCGCTCGCGCATGGATCGGGTGGTGAGCGACATCGTCTTCGACTTCAGTCTCAAGCCGCGCCTGTCCAGCCAACGCGGCAACGCCATGCTGGTGGCCTCCAGCATCTACGAGGCCTGCAAGTATTTCATGCTGTTTCAGAAGACGCCGCTGAAGGGCAAGTGTGCGGTCGTGACCTCCTACAACCCGCAGGCGAAGGATGTCACCAAGGAGGAGGTCGGCGCCAACACCGAGACCGACAAGCAGTTCATCTACAAGGTCTACAAGGGCTTGCTGAAGGACATCGTCGCCAAGCCGCAGATGACTAAAACCGAGACCTTCGAACAGCAGGCCAAGACGCTGTTCGTCAAAGAGCCGGCCAACATGAAGCTCTTGGTGGTCGTGGACAAGCTGCTGACCGGCTTCGATGCGCCGCACTGTACCTATCTCTATATCGACAAATCCATGCAGGACCACGGCCTGTTTCAGGCGATCTGTCGGACCAATCGGCTGGACGGGGACGACAAGGACTTCGGCTATATCGTCGACTACAAGGATCTCTTCAAAAAGGTGGAGAACAGCATCGCGGTCTACACCTCGGAGCTGGACCGCAGCGCCGGCGGCGCGGATCCGCAGGTCCTCTTGCGGGATCGCCTCGAGACCGGCAAGGAGCGTCTGGACACGGCTCTGGAAACCTTCGCACTCCTCTGGGCCGGTAAAGCCGCCCAAGGGCGAGTTGGAGCATATTCACTATTTTTGCGGCAATACCGAGATCCCCGGCGATCTCGAGGACCGAGAGCCGCGACGGGCCGCGCTTTACATGGCGACCGTTGCCCTGGTCCGGGCCTATGCCAACATGGCCGACGAGCTGGAGGAGGCCGGTTACAGCGGCGAGGACATGGCCCGCATCAAGCAGCAGCTCGACCAAGCGCTGAAGCTGCGCGAGTTGGTCCGACAGGCCAGCGGCGAGACGCTCGACCTCAAGCCCTACGAGGCCGACATGCGCCATCTCATCGATACCTATATCGAGGCGGATGA
- a CDS encoding antitoxin Xre/MbcA/ParS toxin-binding domain-containing protein yields MSLPAELLNDVITDDGMLATDRLADRLRVTKTELALATGLSRDAVSRRSRLRSRQTQARLRDTVEIINRATGWAGSAGLAFAWFRNQPLHSFGDKTAEELVKTGRTEAVKAYLARIADGGYT; encoded by the coding sequence ATGTCGCTTCCTGCTGAGCTGCTCAATGACGTCATCACCGACGACGGGATGCTCGCGACCGATCGTCTCGCCGATCGGCTACGCGTCACCAAGACCGAGCTGGCCTTGGCGACCGGGTTGTCGCGCGATGCGGTCTCCAGGCGCAGTCGGCTGCGATCGCGTCAGACCCAGGCGCGGCTGCGTGACACTGTCGAGATCATCAACCGCGCCACGGGCTGGGCAGGTTCCGCGGGACTTGCCTTTGCCTGGTTTCGCAATCAGCCCTTGCACTCCTTCGGGGACAAGACCGCCGAGGAGCTAGTGAAGACCGGCCGGACCGAGGCCGTGAAGGCTTATCTGGCGCGCATCGCCGACGGCGGGTATACCTGA
- a CDS encoding Fic/DOC family protein, with amino-acid sequence MGIFDPAEIAEVELVLLEKLYQAVLIDAFPDRRLEIQDLKTWHRRWLGNLYDWAGEERSVNLSKGDFHFAAAAQIPRLLEVFERDYLACLTPCRTIAPARLAYAIAVTHVELILIHPFREGNGRLARLLADVMAVQAGRDPLDYSLWDSDKPSYFSAIQTGLTRNYDAMIGLVDQAMGQ; translated from the coding sequence TTGGGCATTTTCGATCCAGCGGAGATCGCCGAGGTTGAGTTGGTCCTGCTGGAAAAGCTGTATCAAGCGGTGCTAATCGACGCCTTTCCGGATCGACGACTGGAGATCCAGGATCTGAAGACCTGGCACCGTCGCTGGCTGGGCAATCTATACGATTGGGCCGGCGAGGAACGATCCGTCAATCTCAGCAAAGGTGACTTCCACTTCGCGGCAGCGGCACAGATTCCACGGCTGCTGGAAGTCTTTGAACGGGATTATCTGGCTTGCTTGACGCCCTGTCGCACGATTGCACCTGCCCGTTTGGCTTATGCAATCGCGGTAACGCACGTCGAGTTGATCCTGATTCACCCTTTTCGTGAAGGAAACGGACGGCTCGCCCGATTATTGGCGGATGTCATGGCCGTGCAGGCCGGACGGGATCCGTTGGATTACAGTCTTTGGGATTCCGATAAGCCATCCTACTTCAGCGCAATCCAAACTGGGTTGACACGGAACTACGACGCGATGATCGGCTTGGTCGATCAGGCGATGGGGCAATAA
- a CDS encoding GmrSD restriction endonuclease domain-containing protein produces MKISTILDHIDSGHMALPEFQRGYVWNRDQVRGLFDSLYRRHPIGGLLVWATESKTAAHRGDGPLAAGVVKLLLDGQQRMTSLYGVVRGKPPKFFDGNAQTFTGLRFHLENETFAFYQPVKMQDDPLWIDVTELMQKGTAGLGQFVTRLTAQPELAAKVGDYVGRLSRLLGVTDIDLHTEEVTGADKSLDVVVDIFNRVNSGGTKLSKGDLALAKICAEWPEARDTMKAKLKEWAKADYHFSLDWLLRSVNTVLTGEAKFQYLHEKNAAEVQEGLKRAIKHIDTSLNLISGRLGLDHDQVFFGRFGVPVMVRYLDRRSGSMGEIERDKLLFWFVQAGMWGRFSGSTESFIDQDLAALEGSDGGLDKLLEQLRLWHGGLRVEPGHFTGWSLGARFYPVLYLLTRMGLARDWGTGLPLKSSLLGKMSRLEVHHIFPKAQLYKRDFKRPEVNALGNFCFLTKDTNLDIRDRLPEVYFPEVEQAHPGALASQWIPDDPELWKIANFRDFLEARKALLAAEVNQRMEELLHGDTGWLSGSSVMAPKPSTVPGGITSEEEETQLEALNAWMETMGLPRGMLPYDFADPDTGEQKAVLDLAWPSGIQEELSQPVAVLLNETAETIAIASQAGFRCFNGIAEFRRYVKAEILAEGPAVSE; encoded by the coding sequence ATGAAGATCTCCACCATCCTTGACCATATCGACAGCGGCCACATGGCCCTGCCCGAGTTTCAACGCGGCTATGTCTGGAATCGCGATCAGGTTCGTGGGCTGTTCGACTCGCTCTACCGGCGTCATCCGATCGGGGGCCTGCTGGTCTGGGCGACCGAATCCAAGACCGCCGCGCATCGCGGGGATGGGCCATTGGCCGCTGGCGTGGTGAAGCTCCTGCTCGATGGCCAGCAGCGCATGACATCGCTTTACGGCGTGGTGCGCGGCAAGCCACCCAAGTTCTTCGACGGCAACGCCCAGACCTTCACAGGCTTGCGGTTCCATCTGGAGAACGAAACCTTCGCCTTCTATCAGCCCGTGAAGATGCAGGATGATCCGCTCTGGATCGACGTGACCGAGTTGATGCAGAAGGGAACGGCCGGGCTGGGGCAGTTCGTGACTCGCTTGACTGCTCAGCCTGAGTTGGCGGCGAAGGTCGGCGATTATGTGGGTCGGCTCAGTCGTCTGCTCGGTGTGACCGATATCGACCTGCATACCGAGGAGGTGACCGGCGCCGACAAGTCACTCGACGTGGTGGTCGACATCTTCAATCGAGTCAACAGCGGCGGCACCAAGCTCTCCAAGGGCGACCTGGCTCTGGCCAAGATCTGCGCCGAGTGGCCCGAGGCGCGCGACACCATGAAGGCAAAGCTGAAGGAATGGGCGAAGGCCGATTATCACTTCAGCCTCGACTGGCTTCTGCGCTCGGTCAACACGGTCCTCACGGGTGAAGCCAAGTTCCAATACCTGCATGAAAAGAATGCAGCCGAGGTCCAAGAGGGTCTGAAGCGCGCGATCAAGCACATCGACACCAGCCTGAACCTGATCAGTGGACGGCTGGGACTGGATCACGACCAGGTCTTCTTCGGCCGCTTCGGAGTGCCGGTGATGGTGCGCTACCTGGACCGACGCAGCGGATCGATGGGCGAGATCGAGCGCGACAAACTGTTGTTCTGGTTTGTGCAAGCGGGCATGTGGGGGCGTTTTTCGGGCTCGACCGAATCCTTCATCGACCAGGATCTGGCGGCGTTGGAAGGCTCGGATGGCGGTTTGGACAAGCTCTTGGAGCAATTGCGGCTGTGGCACGGCGGGCTGCGCGTCGAGCCGGGCCACTTCACCGGCTGGAGCCTCGGGGCACGCTTCTATCCCGTGCTCTATCTGCTCACCCGGATGGGTCTTGCACGCGACTGGGGAACCGGGCTGCCGCTCAAGTCGAGCTTGCTCGGCAAGATGAGTCGTTTGGAGGTGCATCACATCTTCCCGAAGGCGCAGCTCTATAAGCGCGACTTCAAGCGGCCGGAGGTCAACGCGCTGGGCAATTTCTGCTTCCTGACCAAGGACACCAACCTCGACATCCGCGATCGGCTCCCGGAGGTCTACTTCCCAGAGGTGGAGCAGGCGCACCCCGGCGCGCTGGCGTCGCAGTGGATTCCAGATGATCCCGAGCTGTGGAAGATCGCGAATTTCCGCGACTTCCTCGAAGCCCGCAAGGCGTTGCTTGCCGCCGAGGTCAACCAGCGCATGGAAGAGTTGCTGCACGGCGATACCGGATGGTTGTCCGGCTCTTCGGTCATGGCACCCAAGCCCTCGACGGTGCCCGGCGGGATCACGAGCGAAGAGGAAGAGACCCAGCTTGAAGCCTTGAATGCTTGGATGGAGACAATGGGCCTGCCGCGCGGCATGCTGCCCTACGACTTTGCGGACCCCGATACCGGTGAGCAGAAGGCCGTCCTCGACCTGGCCTGGCCGAGCGGCATTCAGGAAGAGCTGAGCCAGCCGGTCGCCGTTCTGCTGAACGAGACCGCCGAAACCATCGCAATTGCGAGCCAAGCCGGCTTTCGCTGCTTCAACGGGATCGCGGAGTTTCGGCGCTATGTGAAGGCGGAGATTCTGGCGGAAGGGCCCGCGGTGTCGGAATAA